In a genomic window of Acinetobacter lwoffii:
- a CDS encoding IS3 family transposase (programmed frameshift) has protein sequence MTRRPRRNHSNDFKAKVALAAIKAEKTLAELSAEFDVHQNQIIDWKNQLISASSQAFDQSKAPAEPPIDLKKLHAKIGEQALEIGFFRRCVEETGPLQPQKLIDDSLQISVSKQAKLLKVSRGCYYYRPKPVSASDLKLMRCIDELHMQYPFAGSRMMRDLLNRQGHHIGRRHTRTLMKKMGINALYRKPNLSQANQAHRKYPYLLKGLNIQRSNQVWATDITYIPMAKGFVYLCAVIDWYSRKVLAHSVSISMEVAFCIETLNEAIEKYGRPEIFNTDQGSQFTSDAFIEVLKSNDIQISMDGKGRWVDNVMIERLWRSVKYEEVYLKAYSNVLDAKKQLNAYFEFYNLKRPHSSLDKMTPDEFYYDQLPQQNKVA, from the exons ATGACACGTAGACCAAGAAGAAATCATTCAAATGACTTTAAAGCTAAGGTAGCACTTGCTGCGATTAAAGCAGAAAAAACACTTGCTGAATTGAGTGCTGAATTTGATGTTCATCAAAACCAAATTATTGACTGGAAAAATCAATTGATTTCGGCTTCCTCGCAAGCCTTCGATCAATCAAAAGCTCCAGCAGAACCACCCATTGATCTAAAAAAACTACATGCAAAAATCGGTGAGCAGGCATTAGAAATTG GATTTTTTAGAAGGTGTGTTGAAGAAACTGGGCCGCTTCAACCACAAAAGTTAATCGACGACTCACTTCAGATTTCAGTATCTAAGCAAGCTAAGCTACTGAAAGTCTCCCGTGGTTGTTATTACTATCGCCCAAAACCTGTGAGTGCATCAGATCTGAAGCTGATGCGCTGTATTGATGAATTACATATGCAATACCCTTTTGCAGGTAGCCGTATGATGCGTGATTTATTGAACCGTCAAGGACATCATATAGGACGACGTCATACACGTACTTTAATGAAAAAAATGGGCATTAATGCGTTATATCGTAAACCAAATCTAAGTCAGGCCAATCAAGCTCACCGTAAATATCCATATCTGCTCAAAGGATTGAATATTCAACGGAGTAATCAAGTGTGGGCAACGGATATAACATATATCCCTATGGCAAAAGGCTTTGTCTACTTATGTGCTGTGATTGATTGGTACAGCCGTAAGGTGCTTGCCCATAGCGTATCGATTAGTATGGAGGTTGCATTTTGTATAGAAACATTAAATGAAGCTATTGAAAAATATGGTCGACCTGAAATCTTTAATACAGACCAAGGCAGTCAATTTACCAGTGATGCGTTTATTGAAGTGTTAAAATCAAATGACATCCAAATCAGCATGGACGGTAAAGGTCGTTGGGTCGATAATGTGATGATTGAACGATTATGGCGGAGCGTTAAATATGAGGAGGTTTATCTCAAAGCCTACAGCAATGTTTTGGATGCGAAGAAGCAATTAAACGCATATTTTGAATTTTATAATTTGAAACGACCTCATTCGAGTCTGGACAAAATGACTCCAGATGAGTTTTACTATGACCAGCTACCACAACAAAATAAGGTAGCTTAA
- a CDS encoding type II toxin-antitoxin system YafQ family toxin, giving the protein MAKRKIIVTSSFKRDIKRRYLDLVTAEWAEVLDCLVANSPLPEKYLDHPLKGGAEFKNCRDCHVKPDLVLIYRLVGDDVLELHQLDSHSEIFG; this is encoded by the coding sequence ATGGCTAAACGAAAAATAATCGTAACCAGTTCATTTAAAAGAGACATTAAAAGACGTTATTTAGATTTGGTTACGGCTGAATGGGCCGAGGTACTGGACTGTTTAGTTGCTAATAGTCCATTACCTGAAAAATATCTAGATCATCCATTAAAAGGTGGTGCTGAGTTTAAAAATTGTCGAGATTGCCACGTTAAACCTGATTTAGTCTTGATTTATAGGCTCGTAGGGGATGATGTTTTAGAATTACACCAGTTAGATAGCCATTCAGAAATTTTTGGTTAA
- a CDS encoding type II toxin-antitoxin system RelB/DinJ family antitoxin, which translates to MSAVNFNMRLEAELKEKVTPILEDYGLTMPQAFKLFLNQIVKTKTIPLSFDYARETALTPKAAAKLLQSLKEIENGEYTEYETVEEAIQAMSEEANG; encoded by the coding sequence ATGTCCGCAGTCAATTTCAATATGCGTTTAGAGGCAGAACTGAAAGAAAAAGTTACTCCTATTTTGGAGGACTACGGTTTAACCATGCCACAGGCATTTAAACTGTTCTTAAATCAAATTGTTAAAACGAAAACGATTCCATTGTCTTTTGATTATGCAAGGGAAACAGCTTTAACCCCTAAAGCAGCAGCAAAGTTGCTTCAATCTCTTAAAGAAATTGAAAATGGGGAGTACACCGAGTATGAAACAGTAGAAGAAGCCATCCAAGCAATGTCGGAAGAAGCTAATGGCTAA